A genomic window from Synechococcus sp. WH 8016 includes:
- the petM gene encoding cytochrome b6-f complex subunit PetM: protein MASEIFGIAVVFWVLIPVGLAGGALLLKLQGD from the coding sequence ATGGCTTCGGAAATTTTCGGAATTGCTGTCGTGTTCTGGGTGTTGATTCCCGTGGGCCTCGCTGGTGGTGCCCTGCTTTTGAAACTTCAAGGCGACTGA
- a CDS encoding methyltransferase domain-containing protein, which produces MGSTYAPLPMSSCCGPTPSSLDQTQAVEDRYGAAAAEQEACLCTPVAFDPSLLKPIPQEVVERDYGCGDPTRWVRSGDAVLDLGSGSGKNAFICSQVVGPTGRVIGVDRNADMLALSRCAAPVVAERIGYANVCFLEGAIEALDATNAQGEPLVADSSVDVVLSNCVLNLVNPSARELLLQNIRRVLRPAGRVAISDIVCDRPVPMDLQQDAELWSGCISGAWLEEAFLEDFRALGLEQVQYAERSETPWRVVEGIEFRAVTLTGALPSG; this is translated from the coding sequence ATGGGGAGCACGTACGCCCCGTTGCCGATGTCGTCTTGTTGCGGCCCCACTCCGTCTTCTCTCGATCAGACCCAGGCGGTAGAGGACCGGTACGGTGCTGCCGCAGCGGAACAGGAGGCCTGCCTTTGCACGCCAGTGGCGTTCGATCCCTCCTTGCTGAAGCCCATCCCCCAGGAGGTGGTGGAGAGGGACTACGGCTGTGGGGACCCCACCCGTTGGGTGCGGTCTGGAGATGCTGTGTTGGATCTCGGCAGTGGAAGCGGCAAGAATGCCTTTATCTGTTCGCAGGTGGTTGGGCCGACAGGCCGCGTGATTGGTGTGGACCGAAATGCGGACATGTTGGCCCTCTCGCGTTGTGCTGCACCCGTGGTGGCAGAGCGAATTGGCTACGCCAATGTTTGCTTTCTCGAGGGTGCCATTGAGGCGCTGGATGCCACCAATGCTCAGGGAGAACCCCTGGTCGCTGATTCCAGCGTGGATGTGGTGCTAAGTAATTGCGTGCTGAATCTGGTGAACCCATCGGCACGCGAGCTGTTGCTGCAGAACATTCGGCGCGTGTTGCGCCCTGCCGGCCGCGTTGCGATCAGCGACATCGTTTGTGATCGCCCGGTGCCGATGGATCTTCAGCAGGACGCCGAGCTTTGGAGTGGCTGCATCAGCGGGGCCTGGTTGGAGGAGGCGTTTCTGGAGGATTTCCGAGCGCTAGGGCTTGAGCAGGTGCAATACGCAGAGCGTTCTGAGACGCCCTGGAGGGTTGTTGAGGGAATCGAATTTCGCGCGGTCACGCTCACCGGTGCGTTGCCGAGCGGCTAA
- the trxB gene encoding thioredoxin-disulfide reductase: MGVSENLVIVGSGPAGYTAAIYAARANLNPLLITGFQRGGIPGGQLMTTTHVENFPGFPDGVLGPDLMDLMKAQAERWGTHLLEADADVIDLSQRPYTIQADGETIQTQSIIIATGASANRLGLPSEDRFWSQGISACAICDGATPQFRNEELAVVGGGDSACEEAVYLTKYGSHVHLLVRSERLRASAAMADRVQANPQITVHWNTEVVDVEGTDWMNGLRLRNRDSGQEETLAVRGMFYAIGHTPNTELLKGQLDCDPRGYLVTQPGRPETSLEGVFAAGDVADAEWRQGITAAGSGCQAALAAERWLSHHDLATLVRREQVEPQKATAPQAIEATTEATYDAGAEWQKGSYALRKLYHDSNKPLLVIYSSPSCGPCHVLKPQLKRVLSELNGQAQGVEIDIEADQEIAEQAGVNGTPTVQLFFDKSLQQQWRGVKQRSEFKGAIEALLKGQ; this comes from the coding sequence ATGGGCGTGAGCGAGAATTTAGTGATTGTTGGATCCGGCCCGGCTGGGTATACGGCAGCCATTTACGCGGCAAGAGCCAACCTCAATCCGCTGCTCATCACTGGGTTTCAGCGCGGAGGCATCCCCGGCGGTCAACTGATGACCACCACCCATGTTGAAAATTTCCCAGGCTTTCCTGATGGGGTCCTTGGCCCCGATCTGATGGATCTCATGAAGGCGCAAGCGGAGCGCTGGGGCACTCACCTGCTCGAAGCCGATGCTGACGTCATCGACCTGAGCCAACGTCCCTACACCATTCAGGCGGACGGCGAGACGATCCAAACCCAATCGATCATCATCGCCACTGGCGCGAGTGCCAACCGCCTGGGATTACCCAGCGAAGATCGCTTCTGGAGCCAGGGAATCAGTGCCTGCGCTATTTGCGATGGCGCAACTCCCCAGTTCCGCAATGAAGAGTTGGCGGTGGTTGGCGGTGGAGATTCCGCTTGTGAGGAAGCGGTGTATCTCACCAAATACGGCAGTCATGTGCACCTATTGGTGCGTTCGGAGCGCTTACGGGCTAGCGCCGCCATGGCTGATCGCGTTCAAGCCAATCCCCAAATCACGGTGCATTGGAACACCGAGGTGGTGGATGTGGAAGGAACGGACTGGATGAACGGCCTCCGCCTCCGCAATCGAGACAGCGGCCAGGAAGAAACACTGGCTGTACGTGGCATGTTTTATGCCATCGGTCACACGCCCAACACCGAGCTCTTGAAAGGCCAACTGGATTGCGATCCCCGCGGCTATCTCGTCACCCAACCCGGCAGACCCGAGACCTCCCTCGAGGGGGTGTTTGCAGCGGGTGACGTCGCTGACGCGGAATGGCGCCAAGGGATTACGGCTGCAGGCAGTGGTTGCCAAGCGGCGCTTGCCGCAGAGCGCTGGTTAAGCCACCACGACTTGGCCACCCTTGTTCGTCGTGAGCAAGTGGAACCGCAAAAAGCCACGGCACCGCAAGCCATCGAAGCAACAACAGAAGCCACCTATGACGCCGGCGCTGAATGGCAAAAAGGCAGTTATGCGCTGCGCAAGCTCTATCACGACAGCAACAAGCCCCTGCTCGTGATTTACAGCTCCCCAAGCTGCGGCCCCTGTCATGTGCTGAAGCCGCAACTCAAACGGGTGTTGTCAGAGCTGAATGGACAGGCTCAAGGCGTTGAAATTGACATCGAAGCCGATCAGGAGATTGCCGAACAGGCAGGCGTTAACGGCACCCCAACGGTCCAACTGTTTTTTGACAAGTCGCTCCAGCAGCAATGGCGCGGGGTGAAACAGCGCAGTGAATTCAAGGGGGCGATCGAGGCCCTTCTCAAGGGCCAATAA
- a CDS encoding alpha/beta fold hydrolase, whose product MHATALQPASNGAEWGESAIWTWKSYRCHWRVLGDPQAPAMVLLHGFGASSSHWRHNAAPLSRAGYRVYGLDLIGFGRSEQPGLHPQIRLDNRLWARQLAAFVEQVVQKPAVLVGNSLGGLTALTTAAFRPELTTAVVAAPLPDPALIKPLPQRLSPRRRRLRNAAVPLLCRLLPLELLVPLISRTSLLRMGLQGAYSRSIRSDRELHQLIAHPARRRTAARSLRAMSVGMALRPRGATAPALLERLAKQDRPLPLLLLWGRQDRFVPLLIGQNLQRQHSWLKLCVLDGSGHCPHDESPEHFHQELLRWLDLNLGRTSALEAQQRA is encoded by the coding sequence GTGCACGCAACCGCTCTCCAGCCTGCCTCCAACGGTGCCGAATGGGGCGAAAGCGCTATTTGGACCTGGAAGAGCTACCGCTGTCACTGGCGCGTGCTCGGAGATCCCCAAGCCCCGGCGATGGTTCTGCTGCATGGGTTTGGTGCCAGCAGCAGCCATTGGCGGCACAACGCGGCCCCGCTCTCAAGGGCTGGATATCGGGTTTATGGACTTGATTTGATCGGCTTCGGTCGCTCTGAACAACCGGGGCTACATCCCCAGATCCGCTTGGACAACCGTCTTTGGGCGCGGCAGTTGGCAGCCTTTGTGGAACAGGTGGTTCAAAAACCTGCTGTCTTGGTGGGCAATTCCTTGGGGGGTCTCACCGCACTCACCACCGCGGCCTTTCGGCCTGAATTAACAACGGCAGTGGTTGCGGCGCCGCTGCCCGATCCCGCCCTGATCAAGCCGCTGCCACAGCGGCTGTCACCCCGCCGTCGCCGGCTACGGAATGCAGCGGTTCCGTTGCTCTGCCGCCTGCTCCCTCTCGAACTTCTTGTTCCCTTGATCAGCCGCACCTCGCTGCTGCGCATGGGGCTCCAAGGGGCATATTCACGCTCCATTCGCTCCGATCGGGAATTGCATCAGCTAATTGCCCACCCAGCCCGTCGCCGGACCGCCGCACGCAGCCTGCGCGCCATGAGTGTTGGCATGGCCTTACGTCCACGCGGAGCCACAGCACCAGCGTTGCTGGAGCGTTTAGCCAAGCAGGATCGGCCCCTGCCCCTCCTGTTGCTTTGGGGCCGGCAGGACCGATTCGTGCCTTTGCTGATTGGCCAAAACCTTCAAAGACAGCATTCCTGGCTGAAGCTCTGCGTGCTCGACGGCAGTGGCCATTGCCCCCACGATGAAAGCCCCGAACACTTCCATCAAGAGCTTTTGCGCTGGCTGGACCTTAATTTAGGGAGAACAAGCGCGCTGGAAGCACAGCAACGGGCATGA
- a CDS encoding Nif11-like leader peptide family natural product precursor, whose amino-acid sequence MSESALIAFTSLVQSDSQLREQVRQAPSPAHVVNLASEKGHVFNQATLMKMQAEKTKHLHDDHLNNASSWGEALLLCFGAHN is encoded by the coding sequence GTGTCTGAATCAGCTCTGATTGCGTTCACATCCCTGGTTCAATCTGATTCTCAGCTGCGGGAACAGGTTCGCCAGGCACCCTCCCCGGCCCACGTTGTGAATCTTGCCTCCGAAAAAGGGCACGTTTTCAACCAAGCCACCCTGATGAAGATGCAAGCAGAGAAGACCAAGCACCTTCACGACGACCATCTCAACAACGCCTCCAGCTGGGGAGAAGCCCTTCTGCTCTGCTTTGGAGCGCACAACTGA
- the infA gene encoding translation initiation factor IF-1, whose translation MIETSGVIEKEQGNGFYLVTLEQPAGHQCLCRAAGKLTKFRIKLLAGDKVLVEISPYDLTRGRITYRERNAGAPGGRPGGNRPGGPRRR comes from the coding sequence ATGATTGAGACCTCGGGTGTGATTGAAAAAGAGCAGGGGAACGGGTTTTACCTCGTAACCCTGGAGCAGCCCGCTGGTCACCAGTGCCTGTGCCGTGCCGCCGGAAAGCTCACGAAATTCCGCATCAAACTGCTCGCAGGCGACAAGGTTTTGGTGGAAATCAGTCCCTATGACCTGACCCGTGGTCGGATTACCTACCGCGAGCGCAACGCCGGCGCACCGGGTGGACGTCCAGGTGGTAATCGTCCTGGTGGCCCACGCCGCCGTTAA
- a CDS encoding NAD(P) transhydrogenase subunit alpha — protein MSFLSEALWVLLLGSLLGLELIGKVPPTLHTPLMSGANAISGITVLAALTLIIKAGNDGNTPLLALGAVSLGFALFNVIGGFLVTDRMLAMFSRKPARKENR, from the coding sequence ATGTCGTTTTTAAGTGAGGCTCTCTGGGTCCTGCTGCTCGGCAGCCTTCTCGGTCTTGAACTGATTGGCAAAGTGCCCCCTACTTTGCATACCCCTTTGATGAGTGGCGCTAACGCCATTTCAGGGATCACGGTCTTGGCGGCTCTCACCTTGATCATCAAGGCGGGAAATGACGGCAATACACCTTTATTGGCCTTGGGTGCTGTGTCCCTCGGTTTCGCTCTTTTCAATGTGATTGGCGGCTTTTTGGTCACCGATCGAATGCTGGCCATGTTCAGCCGTAAGCCCGCTCGCAAGGAGAACCGCTGA
- a CDS encoding N2,N2-dimethylguanosine tRNA methyltransferase: MATLRPGSGFFRPDSRPARDLSVLLAASTLEGASRERPLRWLDLMAGCGIRSLRWALEARGASHQPVELWVNDADQERGPLLAANLEPLHACDGVVLNQIHQPAERLLREAYLEHRFFDLIDIDPFGCPNVLLQSTLQAMRFGGVLLLASTDGRSPTGHDRFAAVRRFGAAARAHPSSWELALRLQLAAVAREAWLLGRGLEPLFSFSDGRTFRVAVRMRQRIRSGEEQQLGFVARCERCGDQAVQAMLDLQGWRPCACTDGCGRWAVSGPLWIGPIQNVSAINGLLEISDRLDAGFNAGVSAGLSEGRDQTLAPRSRRMLEGLLADPGQPACCWSTAELSRRFQLKGPPAIEPLVAALRASGYGACVSGVMAGQVRTNAPLGILLRRCAEFGGKDR, translated from the coding sequence ATGGCCACATTGCGGCCCGGGAGTGGTTTCTTTCGCCCCGACTCCAGACCGGCGAGAGATCTCTCCGTGTTGTTAGCCGCTTCCACCTTGGAGGGCGCCTCCAGAGAGCGTCCCCTGCGCTGGCTTGACCTCATGGCTGGCTGCGGGATCCGTTCGTTGCGCTGGGCCCTGGAGGCGCGAGGAGCGTCTCATCAGCCTGTGGAGCTCTGGGTGAATGACGCCGATCAAGAGCGTGGGCCGCTGCTGGCTGCCAATCTCGAACCGTTGCATGCCTGCGACGGGGTTGTGCTCAACCAGATCCATCAGCCGGCGGAGCGGCTGTTGCGTGAGGCCTATTTGGAGCACCGCTTCTTCGATCTGATCGATATCGATCCGTTTGGCTGCCCGAATGTTTTGCTGCAGTCGACGCTTCAGGCGATGCGGTTTGGAGGCGTGCTGTTGCTCGCGAGCACCGACGGTCGCTCTCCGACGGGGCATGACCGGTTTGCCGCTGTGCGTCGGTTTGGTGCCGCGGCTCGTGCTCACCCATCGAGCTGGGAGCTGGCGCTGCGTCTGCAACTGGCTGCTGTCGCCCGTGAGGCTTGGCTGCTGGGACGGGGCCTCGAACCTTTGTTCAGCTTCAGCGATGGCCGCACCTTCCGTGTGGCGGTGCGCATGCGCCAGCGCATCCGTTCCGGTGAGGAGCAGCAGCTGGGCTTCGTCGCCCGTTGTGAGCGCTGCGGGGATCAAGCGGTGCAAGCGATGTTGGACCTCCAGGGGTGGAGGCCCTGCGCCTGTACGGATGGCTGCGGACGCTGGGCGGTGAGTGGTCCGCTCTGGATCGGTCCGATTCAGAATGTTTCCGCGATCAACGGGCTCTTGGAGATCAGTGACCGCTTGGACGCAGGCTTCAATGCAGGGGTAAGCGCAGGGTTGAGCGAGGGGCGAGACCAGACCCTTGCTCCTCGTAGCAGGCGGATGTTGGAGGGGCTGTTGGCGGATCCCGGTCAACCGGCCTGTTGCTGGTCAACGGCTGAATTGTCTCGACGGTTTCAGCTCAAAGGTCCGCCGGCGATCGAGCCCTTGGTTGCCGCTCTGCGGGCCTCCGGGTATGGCGCCTGCGTGAGTGGAGTGATGGCTGGGCAGGTGCGAACCAATGCGCCTCTCGGCATCTTGTTACGACGATGCGCCGAATTCGGCGGGAAAGATCGTTAA
- a CDS encoding NAD(P)H-binding protein encodes MQVLVVGGTGTLGRQIAKQAIDAGHKVRCVVRSPRKAAFLQEWGCELTRGDLLEPASLDYALDGMDAVIDAATSRPTDPNSIYVTDWKGKLNLLRACEKADVKRFVFLSLLGASKHRNVPLMDIKHCTERLLEESDLDYTILQGAAFMQGVISQFAIPILESQTVWVSGSPTPIAYMNTQDMARFAVAAVDHPETIRCSYPVVGPKAWNTGEVIQLCELASSRSARVFRVPGALLNLMQSICSFFEPAVNVAERLAFAEVTGGGGSLDAPMEASYRAFGLDPNETTQMEAYIREYYDTILKRLRDMEADLDKDAKKKLPF; translated from the coding sequence ATGCAAGTTCTGGTGGTTGGTGGGACAGGAACGCTTGGTCGTCAAATCGCAAAACAAGCGATTGATGCTGGCCACAAAGTGCGTTGCGTAGTGCGCTCACCTCGAAAGGCGGCCTTCCTACAGGAGTGGGGGTGCGAGCTCACACGAGGTGATCTTCTCGAGCCAGCCAGCCTCGATTACGCCCTCGATGGCATGGATGCGGTAATCGATGCTGCCACCAGTCGGCCAACGGATCCCAACAGCATTTATGTCACCGATTGGAAAGGCAAGCTCAATCTGCTTAGGGCTTGTGAAAAAGCCGATGTGAAGCGGTTTGTGTTCCTCTCCCTCTTGGGTGCGTCAAAGCATCGCAATGTCCCTTTGATGGACATCAAGCACTGCACCGAAAGACTGCTGGAGGAGTCAGACCTTGATTACACAATCCTGCAGGGAGCAGCGTTTATGCAGGGTGTGATCAGTCAGTTCGCCATTCCAATTTTGGAAAGCCAAACGGTCTGGGTGAGTGGAAGTCCCACCCCGATTGCCTACATGAACACGCAAGACATGGCGCGTTTTGCGGTAGCGGCCGTGGATCATCCAGAAACCATTCGCTGCTCCTATCCGGTGGTAGGGCCTAAAGCCTGGAACACCGGAGAGGTGATTCAACTCTGTGAGCTGGCGAGCTCAAGGTCAGCAAGGGTGTTTCGCGTTCCTGGGGCCTTGCTCAATCTGATGCAAAGCATCTGTTCGTTCTTTGAACCAGCCGTGAACGTGGCAGAGCGCCTTGCCTTTGCGGAAGTCACCGGTGGTGGTGGCTCCCTTGATGCCCCCATGGAGGCCAGTTATCGCGCCTTTGGCCTTGATCCCAACGAAACCACCCAGATGGAGGCCTATATCCGTGAGTACTACGACACGATTTTGAAGCGCCTCAGAGATATGGAGGCTGATCTGGACAAGGACGCCAAGAAAAAGCTGCCCTTCTAG
- a CDS encoding Re/Si-specific NAD(P)(+) transhydrogenase subunit alpha, which yields MPRLLIPIESAAAETRVAASPETLKKFIALGCSVAVERGAGVSSGFLDEAYASAGADLVAPGDAQTWGQADVLLCVQSPSPTSLARLRRGALVVGMLSPYGNHELSEAMKACGLSAMALELLPRISRAQAADVLSSQANIAGYKAVLLGAAALDRYFPMLMTAAGTVQPARVVVLGAGVAGLQAVATARRLGAVVYVSDIRPAVKEQVESLGARFIDPPEMEDKPAESGGYAKQASDAFLAAQRQQLSDQLAQADVAICTAQVPGRRAPRLISEDMLDRMRPGSVVVDLAVAQGGNCADTVPSQTVNRKGVKLIGANELPCSVPNHASSLYARNLLALLQPTLQDGQLTLDTEDELIAGCLIAHDGSIRRGDVLTPGGTN from the coding sequence TTGCCCAGACTCCTTATCCCGATTGAAAGCGCAGCGGCTGAAACCCGTGTAGCGGCTTCACCCGAGACCCTTAAAAAATTCATTGCCCTCGGCTGCTCTGTTGCAGTTGAGCGTGGTGCCGGAGTGTCCTCCGGTTTCCTTGACGAGGCTTACGCCAGTGCTGGAGCCGATTTGGTTGCTCCAGGAGACGCTCAAACCTGGGGTCAGGCAGACGTTTTGCTGTGTGTGCAAAGCCCAAGCCCAACATCCCTGGCTCGATTGCGACGGGGGGCTCTCGTGGTGGGCATGTTGTCCCCCTATGGCAATCACGAGCTATCGGAAGCGATGAAGGCTTGTGGGCTCTCAGCCATGGCGCTTGAGCTTCTCCCTCGTATCAGTCGTGCCCAGGCCGCTGATGTGCTCTCATCCCAGGCCAACATCGCTGGTTACAAGGCTGTGTTGCTCGGTGCTGCGGCCTTAGATCGCTATTTCCCGATGTTGATGACCGCAGCCGGCACCGTGCAGCCCGCCAGGGTTGTGGTGCTGGGTGCTGGTGTTGCAGGACTTCAGGCCGTTGCAACCGCTCGCCGTTTGGGTGCGGTTGTTTATGTGAGCGACATTCGACCCGCTGTGAAAGAGCAGGTGGAGTCGCTTGGAGCCCGATTCATCGATCCTCCGGAGATGGAGGACAAGCCAGCCGAATCCGGCGGTTACGCCAAACAAGCCTCGGATGCATTTCTGGCCGCGCAGCGACAACAGCTGTCCGATCAGCTCGCCCAAGCTGATGTGGCGATTTGCACAGCCCAAGTTCCGGGCCGGCGAGCCCCACGTTTGATCAGTGAAGACATGCTCGATCGCATGCGCCCCGGATCGGTGGTGGTGGATCTAGCCGTGGCTCAAGGTGGCAATTGTGCCGACACCGTGCCGTCCCAAACGGTGAACCGCAAAGGCGTGAAGCTGATTGGTGCGAATGAGCTTCCCTGCAGCGTTCCGAATCACGCCAGTTCGTTGTACGCCCGCAATCTTTTGGCTTTGCTGCAGCCCACGCTTCAAGACGGCCAGCTCACGCTCGACACCGAAGACGAGCTGATTGCTGGTTGTTTGATCGCCCATGACGGCAGCATTCGCCGTGGCGATGTTCTTACTCCTGGAGGTACCAACTGA
- a CDS encoding DEAD/DEAH box helicase family protein produces the protein MQPRQWQQQLVQLLRRRLDPEASHGRDVLIHAGPGAGKTLGALLGFQAMQQEGKLKCFLVMCHRTSILSQWRSSAERLGLRLEDWSESSAQLQSQNTHSQNIQNADGWIVTYQGAASQLQGLKQALESWAGDELLAIADEAHHLGVDPDEPDGPVWGRTFLELSSQARLRLGLTGTPFRADNLAFCAARRIRIQEGGQLVEQISPDLCVEPRELIAAGDVRPLEFRFQDGWVEHSREGKPDRDVSPLSEEVRESWRARNLRRAIRLSDSSSIAQQLLIRARRKLEQVREQHPGAGGLVIAKDIAHARSISTLLREQGDRVDLVHSQDPEAAVRLSNFQEGGADWLVSIDMCAEGFDAPRLRVVAYLTTVVTRSRFVQGITRAVRMCNIRAATETVPRDPSYVFAPADPLLMSYARSWSLSEPYRIQAQPQEVDADDPLQSGAWRGPSLPLEAVNDGAGAVIRLRTPELPNFLHQ, from the coding sequence ATCCAACCCCGTCAGTGGCAACAGCAACTCGTTCAGCTGCTCCGCAGACGACTGGATCCGGAAGCAAGCCACGGACGCGATGTCCTGATCCATGCGGGACCTGGTGCGGGCAAGACCCTGGGGGCCTTGCTCGGATTCCAAGCCATGCAGCAAGAGGGAAAGCTGAAGTGCTTTTTGGTGATGTGTCACCGCACATCGATCCTCAGCCAATGGCGTTCATCAGCAGAGCGGCTGGGGCTTCGCCTCGAAGACTGGAGTGAATCAAGCGCCCAGCTTCAATCCCAAAACACCCATTCTCAAAACATCCAAAATGCCGATGGTTGGATCGTCACCTATCAAGGGGCGGCGAGTCAGCTGCAGGGGCTTAAACAGGCGCTCGAGTCATGGGCGGGTGATGAACTGCTCGCGATTGCGGACGAAGCGCATCATCTAGGGGTGGACCCGGATGAACCCGATGGTCCCGTCTGGGGACGCACCTTTCTAGAGCTCAGCAGCCAGGCGCGTCTGAGGCTGGGGCTCACAGGAACACCTTTTCGAGCCGATAATCTCGCCTTTTGTGCCGCGAGACGGATCCGTATCCAAGAAGGAGGGCAGCTGGTGGAACAGATCAGCCCTGACCTTTGCGTTGAACCCCGAGAGCTGATTGCAGCGGGCGATGTGCGACCACTGGAATTTCGCTTTCAAGACGGTTGGGTGGAGCACAGCCGTGAGGGGAAGCCTGATCGCGATGTCTCGCCACTCTCTGAGGAGGTGCGTGAAAGTTGGAGAGCACGCAATTTGCGCCGGGCGATCCGTCTATCCGACAGCAGCAGTATTGCTCAGCAACTTTTGATCAGAGCCAGGCGCAAGCTGGAGCAGGTGCGTGAACAGCACCCGGGCGCGGGTGGTCTTGTGATCGCCAAAGACATTGCTCACGCCCGCTCGATCAGCACCCTGCTGAGAGAACAGGGTGATCGGGTGGACCTGGTGCATTCACAAGACCCCGAAGCCGCTGTGCGACTCAGCAACTTTCAAGAGGGAGGTGCCGACTGGCTTGTGAGCATCGACATGTGCGCCGAAGGCTTCGACGCCCCCAGGTTGCGTGTTGTCGCCTATCTCACCACTGTTGTGACCCGCAGTCGCTTCGTGCAGGGCATCACCCGAGCCGTTCGGATGTGCAACATCAGGGCGGCTACAGAAACGGTGCCAAGAGACCCTTCCTATGTCTTTGCTCCAGCAGACCCCTTGCTGATGAGCTACGCGCGCAGTTGGTCCCTCTCAGAGCCCTATCGAATTCAAGCGCAACCGCAGGAGGTGGATGCCGATGACCCGCTGCAGTCCGGTGCGTGGAGAGGTCCAAGCCTGCCCTTGGAGGCCGTTAACGATGGCGCCGGTGCCGTCATTCGACTCAGAACCCCCGAATTACCCAATTTTTTGCATCAATGA
- a CDS encoding pseudouridine synthase — protein MGRSPSALLWSAQLTLLLHKPYGVLSQFTPEPQSRWGCLAEWVPIPNVYAAGRLDADSEGLLLLTDNGRLQQRLTDPRFGHWRQYWVQVEGCATDRQLDQLQRGVMIQGRLTRPAKARLLAEHETQAISDRQPPIRERRSIPTCWICLELREGRNRQVRRMTAAVGLPTLRLIRHSIDLMDGDKRLSLEGLDPGKWREVTRTEDQRLQRLLSRSATHR, from the coding sequence CTGGGGAGAAGCCCTTCTGCTCTGCTTTGGAGCGCACAACTGACCCTGCTGCTCCACAAGCCCTACGGGGTTCTGAGTCAGTTCACACCTGAACCTCAAAGTCGCTGGGGATGTCTCGCTGAGTGGGTCCCCATTCCCAATGTTTACGCTGCTGGGCGCCTCGATGCCGACAGCGAAGGCCTGTTGTTGCTCACCGATAACGGTCGGCTGCAGCAACGCCTCACCGATCCTCGCTTCGGCCATTGGCGGCAGTATTGGGTTCAAGTGGAGGGTTGCGCTACCGATCGCCAGCTGGATCAACTTCAGCGAGGAGTGATGATTCAAGGGCGCCTGACCCGTCCTGCCAAAGCAAGGCTGCTGGCGGAGCACGAGACACAGGCAATCAGCGATCGCCAGCCGCCGATTCGCGAACGCCGCTCGATTCCAACCTGCTGGATTTGTCTTGAACTCCGCGAAGGACGCAACCGCCAAGTCAGGCGGATGACCGCAGCCGTGGGTCTCCCCACACTGCGGTTGATTCGTCATTCCATTGACTTGATGGATGGGGACAAACGTTTGAGCCTCGAAGGCCTCGATCCTGGGAAGTGGCGAGAGGTCACCCGCACGGAAGATCAGCGCCTACAGCGACTGCTTAGCCGCTCGGCAACGCACCGGTGA